One Pseudoclavibacter endophyticus DNA segment encodes these proteins:
- a CDS encoding YajQ family cyclic di-GMP-binding protein has translation MADSSFDVVSKVDKMEAENAVNQARKEIDQRYDFKGTGASVEWSGEMILIKASTEERAKAVLDVLQSKFIKRGFSLKTLDSGDPYASGKEFRIETRLKEGIDQANAKKLSKLIRDEAPKSVKSQIQGDELRVQSKSRDDLQAAITLLKGADVDVDLQFINFR, from the coding sequence ATGGCAGATTCTTCGTTTGACGTGGTGAGCAAGGTCGACAAGATGGAGGCCGAGAACGCCGTCAACCAGGCGCGCAAAGAGATCGACCAGCGCTATGACTTCAAGGGCACCGGCGCCTCGGTCGAGTGGTCGGGCGAGATGATCCTCATCAAGGCCTCGACGGAGGAGCGCGCGAAGGCGGTTCTCGACGTGCTGCAGTCGAAGTTCATCAAACGCGGCTTCTCGCTGAAGACCCTCGACTCGGGCGATCCGTACGCCTCGGGCAAGGAGTTCCGCATCGAGACGCGCTTGAAGGAGGGCATCGACCAGGCGAACGCGAAGAAGCTCTCGAAGCTCATCCGCGACGAGGCCCCCAAGTCGGTCAAGAGCCAGATTCAAGGCGACGAGCTGCGGGTGCAGTCGAAGAGCCGCGACGACCTGCAGGCCGCCATCACGCTGCTGAAGGGCGCCGACGTCGACGTCGACCTGCAGTTCATCAACTTCCGCTAG
- a CDS encoding ATP-binding protein: MRRREISDNPFRPGFGPTPPELAGREAIIDAYGEAFLPGTWSTWRATIISGHRGIGKTTLLGALEKEAARAGWLVASTTARRGVVGELVNDRLPRLQTEADRRGAKTRISGLGFAGVTVQRTVADRSPTTPTLRGRVEDLLNIPGVTGLLISIDELNPRAVEDLAEVVDVVQHGFRENRPIAVLGAGLFPDIADLRRHPGLTFLHRAHSVELPQLTYDQTLTALRDPITAGGRHIDEEALRLAAAITQGYPYLTQVIGADAWDARPDELEITRDDVEGAFPTAHRLMNEQVLRPTIARLPDALVDYLLAMAVDDGPSLARDLEARLGIASNTLANRRARLLHEERMIAAVGHGTVDFALPYLREFLRDLAAERANRHVLGRRPDFPPPPPLPGRAAPDGQGSALR, from the coding sequence ATGCGCCGACGCGAGATCAGCGACAACCCCTTCCGGCCGGGATTCGGCCCGACGCCACCCGAGCTCGCCGGCCGTGAGGCGATCATCGACGCGTACGGTGAGGCCTTCTTACCGGGCACGTGGTCGACCTGGCGCGCGACCATCATCTCGGGGCACCGTGGCATCGGCAAGACGACGCTGCTCGGCGCCCTCGAAAAGGAGGCCGCCCGGGCGGGCTGGCTCGTCGCCTCGACGACTGCGCGCCGCGGCGTCGTCGGCGAACTCGTCAATGATCGTCTGCCACGGCTGCAGACGGAGGCAGACAGGCGCGGCGCCAAGACCCGGATCTCCGGTCTGGGCTTCGCCGGTGTCACCGTCCAGCGGACGGTCGCCGACCGGTCACCGACGACCCCGACACTGCGTGGTCGCGTCGAGGATCTCCTCAACATTCCTGGCGTCACCGGCTTGCTCATCAGCATCGACGAGCTGAACCCGCGCGCCGTCGAAGACCTCGCCGAGGTCGTCGACGTCGTCCAGCACGGATTTCGCGAGAACCGCCCGATCGCCGTTCTCGGGGCCGGACTGTTCCCCGACATCGCGGATCTCAGGCGGCACCCCGGGCTCACATTCCTACACCGAGCTCACAGCGTCGAGTTGCCGCAGCTCACCTACGACCAGACCCTCACAGCGCTGCGCGATCCGATAACCGCCGGCGGACGTCACATCGACGAGGAGGCGCTGCGCCTCGCGGCCGCCATCACGCAGGGCTACCCGTACCTCACCCAGGTCATCGGCGCTGACGCGTGGGATGCCCGTCCCGACGAGCTCGAGATCACGCGCGACGACGTCGAGGGCGCGTTTCCGACTGCCCACCGGCTCATGAACGAGCAGGTCCTCCGCCCAACCATCGCGCGCCTGCCGGATGCCCTCGTCGACTACCTGCTCGCGATGGCGGTCGATGACGGGCCGAGCCTCGCCCGTGATCTCGAGGCACGGCTCGGAATCGCCTCGAACACCCTCGCGAACCGCCGCGCCAGGCTGCTGCACGAGGAACGGATGATCGCGGCCGTCGGACACGGAACGGTCGACTTCGCCCTGCCGTACCTCCGAGAGTTCTTGCGCGACCTCGCCGCCGAGCGCGCCAATCGCCACGTGCTCGGCCGGCGCCCGGATTTCCCCCCGCCCCCGCCGCTGCCCGGCCGGGCGGCGCCGGATGGCCAGGGCTCAGCACTACGATGA
- the cls gene encoding cardiolipin synthase: MLEPIDEFVGTFIDVQGLVTLLITVFNTVVIVLAIVFIPRNRRPTTALAWILTIAILPIVGLLIFFLFGTNQLSTKRRRKQAEVDAIISRAVGQIDASELQRTEPPWFHQVAELNTNLTSIPLADDNALELHSGYHRAIERIVDAIDTATGFVHVLYYTLSYDETTAPVFDALERATQRGVRVRVLYDHIGSFKYRGYRRMKRRLTEIGAEWRPTLSLWPWEGGLQRLDLRNHRKIVVVDGRVAFVGSQNLIDRGYQKRNSRLQWKDLVLRLEGPMAQGVNAVFISDWFAETDELLSQVDPAEVPGQHEHDTPPAEELPVERYATQLVPSGPGYETENNLRLFNQLIYLAQQRLVIVSPYFVPDDSLRYAITTAVQRGVSVELYVGEIGDQFFVYHAQRSYYEELLRAGVRIWLYGSPYILHSKHMTVDDAITVIGSSNMDMRSFTLNAELMLMVHGKSFVQRMREVENGYRARATELTLEEWKARPLVTRVFDNVARLTSVMQ, translated from the coding sequence ATGTTGGAGCCGATCGACGAGTTCGTCGGCACGTTCATCGACGTACAGGGGCTGGTGACGCTGCTCATCACGGTGTTCAACACCGTCGTCATCGTCCTCGCCATCGTCTTCATCCCGCGAAATCGTCGCCCCACGACGGCGCTCGCGTGGATCCTCACGATCGCGATCCTGCCGATCGTCGGCCTCCTGATCTTCTTCCTCTTCGGCACGAACCAGCTCTCGACGAAGCGCCGCCGCAAGCAGGCCGAGGTCGACGCGATCATCAGCCGGGCCGTCGGGCAGATCGATGCGTCGGAGCTACAACGTACCGAGCCCCCGTGGTTCCACCAGGTCGCAGAGCTCAACACGAACCTCACCTCGATCCCCCTCGCGGACGACAACGCGCTCGAACTGCACAGCGGCTATCACCGGGCGATTGAGCGCATCGTCGACGCCATCGACACGGCGACCGGCTTCGTCCACGTGCTGTACTACACGCTGAGCTACGACGAGACGACGGCGCCCGTCTTCGACGCCCTGGAGCGGGCGACCCAGCGGGGCGTCCGCGTACGCGTGCTCTACGACCACATCGGGTCGTTCAAATACCGCGGCTACCGGCGCATGAAACGGCGGCTGACCGAGATCGGCGCCGAGTGGCGGCCGACCCTGTCGCTGTGGCCGTGGGAGGGCGGACTGCAGCGCCTCGACCTGCGCAACCACCGCAAGATCGTCGTCGTCGACGGCCGCGTCGCCTTCGTCGGCTCGCAGAACCTCATCGACCGCGGCTATCAGAAGCGAAATAGCCGACTGCAGTGGAAGGACCTCGTGCTGCGCCTCGAGGGGCCGATGGCGCAAGGTGTCAACGCCGTGTTCATCTCGGACTGGTTCGCCGAGACCGACGAGCTGCTGTCCCAGGTCGACCCCGCCGAGGTGCCGGGGCAGCACGAGCACGACACACCGCCCGCCGAGGAACTGCCCGTCGAGCGGTACGCGACGCAGCTCGTCCCCTCGGGCCCCGGTTACGAGACCGAGAACAATCTGCGGCTCTTCAACCAGCTCATCTATCTGGCGCAGCAGCGACTCGTGATCGTGAGCCCGTACTTCGTTCCGGACGACTCCCTCCGCTACGCCATCACCACGGCAGTGCAACGGGGGGTCTCGGTCGAGCTCTACGTGGGCGAGATCGGCGATCAGTTCTTCGTGTATCACGCGCAGCGCTCGTACTACGAAGAACTCCTCCGCGCGGGAGTGCGCATCTGGCTCTACGGCAGTCCGTACATCCTGCACTCGAAGCACATGACCGTCGACGACGCCATCACCGTGATCGGCTCGAGCAACATGGACATGCGGTCGTTCACGCTCAACGCCGAGCTCATGCTCATGGTTCACGGCAAGTCGTTCGTGCAACGCATGCGCGAGGTCGAGAACGGCTACCGGGCGAGGGCGACCGAGCTCACACTCGAGGAGTGGAAGGCGCGCCCGCTCGTGACGCGCGTGTTCGACAACGTCGCGCGCCTCACGAGCGTGATGCAGTAG
- a CDS encoding FAD-dependent oxidoreductase, with the protein MANVDTAAGHRGTLRLAIVGAGPAGIYAADILLKSEHQFDISIDLFDRLPAPYGLVRYGVAPDHPRIKGIIGALREVLDTGRIRIFGNVDFGTDLTLDDVKRHYNAVIFATGAVRDADLDIPGNDAEGSFGAADFVNWYDGHPDVPRDWPLDATSVAVIGNGNVALDVARVLAKDADDMLSTEIPDNVYEGLRAKAVTDVHVFGRRGPAQVKFTPLELRELGEVPGVDVVVYEEDFGRDPEALQLAETNKQLMVIGRITRKWREKAAAGENTASRRIHLHFYAKPHEVLTENGAVSGLRVERTEPDGAGGVRGMGEFRDYPVQQVYRAVGYFGSRLPGVPFDERRGVIPNREGQVVDDDGQLAYGMYTTGWIKRGPVGLIGHTKSDAMETIGNLVRDQRNWWSPAEPEEAAIVRLLDERGVRWTDLAGWHRLDEHERGRGAVRERERIKVVERDEMLRVSRDER; encoded by the coding sequence ATGGCCAATGTCGATACCGCCGCCGGGCACCGCGGGACGCTTCGTCTCGCCATCGTCGGGGCGGGACCGGCTGGCATCTACGCCGCCGACATCCTGCTGAAATCCGAGCATCAGTTCGACATCTCCATCGACCTCTTCGATCGCCTGCCCGCACCGTACGGGCTCGTGCGCTACGGGGTGGCGCCGGATCACCCGCGCATCAAGGGGATCATCGGCGCGCTGCGCGAGGTGCTCGACACGGGTCGCATCCGCATCTTCGGCAACGTCGACTTCGGCACCGACCTCACGCTCGACGACGTCAAGCGACACTACAACGCCGTCATCTTCGCAACGGGCGCCGTGCGCGACGCCGACCTCGACATTCCGGGCAACGACGCCGAGGGGAGCTTCGGTGCCGCCGACTTCGTCAACTGGTACGACGGGCATCCCGACGTGCCCCGCGACTGGCCGCTCGACGCCACCTCGGTCGCCGTCATCGGCAATGGCAACGTCGCGCTCGACGTCGCGCGCGTGCTCGCGAAGGACGCCGACGACATGCTCTCGACCGAGATCCCCGACAACGTCTACGAGGGTCTGCGCGCCAAGGCCGTCACCGACGTGCACGTGTTCGGTCGCCGCGGGCCGGCGCAGGTGAAGTTCACGCCGCTCGAGCTGCGCGAGCTGGGCGAGGTGCCCGGCGTCGACGTGGTCGTGTACGAGGAGGATTTCGGCCGGGACCCTGAGGCGCTCCAGCTCGCCGAGACGAACAAGCAGCTCATGGTGATCGGCCGTATCACCCGCAAGTGGCGCGAGAAGGCGGCCGCGGGCGAGAACACTGCATCGCGCCGCATCCACCTGCACTTCTACGCGAAACCCCACGAGGTGCTCACCGAGAACGGGGCCGTGTCGGGCCTGCGCGTCGAGCGCACCGAGCCAGACGGGGCCGGCGGTGTTCGGGGCATGGGAGAGTTCCGCGACTACCCCGTGCAGCAGGTGTACCGGGCGGTCGGGTACTTCGGGTCGCGCCTGCCGGGTGTGCCCTTCGACGAGCGCCGCGGTGTCATCCCGAACCGGGAGGGCCAGGTCGTCGACGATGACGGTCAGCTGGCGTACGGCATGTACACGACCGGCTGGATCAAGCGGGGCCCGGTCGGCCTCATCGGCCATACGAAGTCGGATGCCATGGAGACGATCGGCAACCTCGTGCGCGACCAGCGCAACTGGTGGTCGCCGGCCGAGCCCGAGGAGGCCGCGATCGTACGTCTGCTTGATGAGCGGGGCGTGCGCTGGACCGATCTCGCCGGATGGCACCGGCTCGACGAGCACGAGCGCGGTCGTGGCGCCGTACGGGAGCGGGAGCGCATCAAGGTCGTGGAGCGGGACGAGATGCTGAGGGTTTCGCGCGACGAACGCTGA
- a CDS encoding TetR/AcrR family transcriptional regulator produces MPETDDKLPRAARRAATLERIKDRARAQLARAGPGGLSLRAIARELGMVSSNVYRYYASRDDLITGLLVDAYIELAEELERSPRDFAARAVALRRWAIGAPHQFALVYGSAIPDYSAPPETIGLAARVVGAFAAVVDPRGSRPGGSGDGGAGDVGAAGRARPAGAGEDPPATPVLAEQAGRMGAVIGVSPGQALRLANALSALIGHLTLELNGHFVGTFEPADALYELRAAQLAGELGDAPH; encoded by the coding sequence ATGCCCGAGACCGACGACAAGCTTCCGCGCGCCGCGCGACGAGCGGCCACGCTCGAACGGATCAAGGACCGGGCGCGTGCGCAACTCGCAAGGGCGGGCCCAGGCGGGCTCTCGCTTCGCGCCATCGCGCGCGAGCTCGGCATGGTCTCGTCGAACGTCTACCGGTACTACGCGAGTCGCGACGACCTCATCACGGGCCTCCTCGTCGACGCCTACATCGAGCTGGCCGAGGAGCTCGAGCGGTCGCCCCGCGACTTCGCCGCACGCGCGGTCGCGCTGCGGCGCTGGGCGATCGGCGCGCCACACCAGTTCGCGCTGGTGTACGGGTCGGCGATCCCGGACTACTCCGCGCCGCCCGAGACGATCGGACTCGCCGCGAGAGTGGTCGGGGCATTCGCCGCGGTCGTGGATCCCCGCGGATCCCGTCCCGGCGGGTCCGGCGACGGAGGGGCCGGGGACGTCGGCGCCGCCGGGCGGGCCCGCCCGGCGGGCGCCGGCGAGGACCCGCCGGCGACGCCAGTGCTGGCCGAGCAGGCCGGCCGTATGGGGGCGGTGATTGGCGTGTCGCCGGGGCAGGCACTGCGGCTGGCAAACGCCCTCAGCGCGCTCATCGGTCACCTGACGCTTGAGCTCAACGGGCACTTCGTCGGCACGTTCGAGCCCGCGGACGCCCTGTACGAGCTGCGCGCCGCCCAGCTCGCCGGCGAACTGGGCGACGCGCCGCACTGA
- a CDS encoding inositol monophosphatase family protein, which produces MTCPRETEPAADPASLPAVDLAELAATARTVALEAGELVMRRRREGVAVAATKSSAVDVVTAADRESEALIRDRLAELRPGDGFYGEETDPAASSTGIVWVVDPIDGTVNYLYGFPNYAISIAAVVGEPSSEPAAYATLAAVVHAPALGETYTATAGGGATRNDEPIRASSVTELGQSLVATGFSYDAADRRRQASAWAQIAGEFRDLRRMGAAALDLCAVACGRLDAYFESGTWPWDHAGGALIARESGAVVSGRGVGHGADREGRTLTVATAPGIADSFRRLIAPGFAPADEGPRAPTQ; this is translated from the coding sequence GTGACGTGCCCCCGCGAGACCGAACCCGCCGCCGATCCCGCCTCGCTGCCGGCGGTCGACCTCGCGGAGCTCGCCGCGACGGCGCGCACCGTCGCGCTCGAGGCAGGCGAGCTCGTGATGCGTCGCCGAAGGGAGGGGGTCGCCGTGGCGGCGACGAAGTCCTCGGCCGTCGACGTCGTGACCGCCGCCGATCGTGAGTCCGAGGCTCTCATCCGAGATCGCCTGGCCGAGCTGCGCCCCGGCGACGGCTTCTACGGCGAAGAAACTGACCCCGCCGCCTCGTCGACCGGCATCGTCTGGGTCGTCGATCCGATCGACGGAACCGTCAACTACCTCTACGGCTTCCCGAACTACGCGATCTCGATCGCGGCCGTCGTCGGCGAGCCCTCGAGTGAGCCCGCGGCTTACGCGACCCTCGCGGCCGTCGTACACGCGCCCGCACTCGGCGAGACCTATACGGCGACCGCCGGCGGCGGTGCGACGAGAAACGACGAGCCCATCCGCGCCTCGTCCGTCACCGAGCTCGGCCAATCACTCGTGGCCACGGGGTTCAGCTACGACGCGGCCGACCGGCGCCGGCAGGCGAGCGCGTGGGCGCAGATCGCCGGCGAGTTCCGCGACCTGCGGCGCATGGGCGCCGCGGCGCTCGACCTGTGCGCCGTCGCGTGCGGCCGGCTCGACGCCTACTTTGAGTCGGGCACCTGGCCGTGGGATCACGCGGGCGGTGCCCTCATCGCCCGCGAATCGGGTGCCGTCGTCTCCGGGCGCGGCGTCGGGCACGGCGCGGATCGTGAGGGGCGCACGTTGACGGTCGCGACGGCGCCGGGCATCGCGGACTCGTTCCGGCGGCTCATCGCTCCGGGCTTCGCGCCCGCCGATGAGGGTCCACGGGCACCGACGCAGTGA
- a CDS encoding DeoR/GlpR family DNA-binding transcription regulator — MYAPERQRLIAEVVANHGRASVADLAERLGVTPETVRRDLDALETTGALRRVHGGAVAADRDATTERPLGEREGEHLRQKRAAADAAMRFIPSNARCSVLLDAGSTTAVIAERLAAMPARSVEGLTVICNSFQIIRRLAAHPSIGIVTLGGRLRSVTGAAVGPITLDQLGALRPDVAIVGTNGISADFGCSTPDPDEAAVKRAMVRSAARRIIAADSSKFDETSFVRFASLDDLDAVATDEAPTGDLAAALAVAGVEVVTP; from the coding sequence ATGTACGCACCGGAACGGCAACGGCTCATCGCCGAGGTCGTCGCGAACCATGGGCGCGCATCCGTCGCCGACCTCGCCGAGCGCCTCGGCGTGACACCCGAGACCGTGCGGCGCGACCTCGACGCGCTCGAGACGACCGGCGCGCTGCGCCGCGTTCACGGCGGTGCTGTCGCCGCCGACCGCGATGCGACGACCGAGCGGCCCCTGGGCGAGCGCGAGGGCGAGCATCTGCGGCAGAAGCGCGCAGCGGCGGATGCCGCGATGCGCTTCATCCCGAGCAACGCGCGCTGCAGCGTGCTGCTCGACGCGGGCTCGACGACCGCCGTCATCGCCGAACGCCTCGCGGCGATGCCGGCCCGCAGCGTCGAGGGTCTGACCGTCATCTGCAACTCGTTCCAGATCATTCGACGTCTCGCGGCCCACCCGTCGATCGGCATCGTGACCCTCGGCGGACGCCTCCGCAGCGTCACGGGCGCCGCCGTCGGGCCCATCACGCTCGATCAGCTCGGCGCTCTCCGGCCGGACGTCGCGATCGTCGGCACCAACGGCATCAGTGCGGACTTCGGATGCTCCACCCCCGATCCCGATGAGGCGGCCGTCAAACGGGCCATGGTGCGGAGCGCCGCCCGCCGCATCATCGCCGCCGACTCGTCGAAGTTCGATGAAACCTCCTTCGTCAGGTTCGCGTCGCTCGACGACCTCGACGCGGTCGCGACCGACGAGGCTCCGACAGGCGATCTCGCGGCAGCGCTCGCGGTCGCGGGGGTCGAGGTCGTGACGCCATGA
- a CDS encoding 1-phosphofructokinase family hexose kinase: MIVTLTANPAIDRTVVIDEPLRRDAVHRASRTSDQAGGKGVNVSRALVASGAATVAVFPAASDDPFTLAVREEGLPHVAVPIAGRVRTNIAITEPDGTTTKINEPGPELDVVARERLVEAIVEACRGARWLVLAGSLPPAAPPLRYARILETVRARLGDGAPRIAVDSSGPPLSDLVLGGLRVDLIKPNAHELAELLNRADHLTSRSDWLEGDALEADLGTAVDAAGRALDLGCGAVLLTLGGTGAVYVDRATALVASPPPIRVASTVGAGDASLAGFLLAHGEGASPAGALAQAVAHGAAAASLPGSTLPSRAQTHPEAVRVEAWCSPVLPADDQAVGGSATPRSDASGVAQ; encoded by the coding sequence ATGATCGTGACGCTGACCGCCAATCCCGCCATCGACCGCACCGTCGTGATCGACGAGCCGCTGCGACGCGACGCCGTGCACCGCGCCAGCCGGACAAGTGATCAGGCGGGCGGCAAGGGCGTCAACGTCTCCCGCGCCCTGGTCGCATCCGGGGCTGCGACGGTCGCGGTCTTTCCGGCGGCGTCCGATGACCCGTTCACGCTCGCCGTGCGCGAGGAGGGTCTTCCCCACGTGGCCGTGCCGATCGCGGGCCGAGTGCGCACGAACATCGCAATCACCGAGCCCGACGGTACGACGACCAAGATCAACGAGCCCGGCCCGGAACTCGACGTCGTCGCGCGCGAGCGGCTCGTCGAGGCGATCGTCGAGGCGTGTCGCGGTGCGAGGTGGCTCGTGCTCGCCGGTTCGCTCCCGCCCGCCGCACCGCCGCTGCGGTATGCGCGCATCCTCGAGACGGTGCGCGCCCGCCTCGGCGACGGCGCCCCGCGTATCGCCGTCGACAGCTCGGGGCCTCCTCTGAGCGACTTGGTCCTCGGGGGCCTGCGCGTCGATCTCATCAAGCCGAACGCGCACGAACTCGCCGAGCTCCTCAACCGGGCGGACCACCTGACGAGCCGGAGCGACTGGCTCGAGGGCGACGCGCTCGAGGCCGACCTCGGAACGGCCGTCGACGCCGCCGGACGGGCGCTCGACCTCGGGTGCGGTGCAGTGCTGCTGACCCTCGGCGGGACGGGGGCCGTCTACGTCGACCGCGCCACGGCGCTCGTCGCGTCGCCCCCGCCGATCAGGGTCGCGTCGACCGTCGGCGCGGGCGACGCCTCACTCGCGGGCTTCCTCCTCGCGCACGGGGAAGGCGCCTCGCCCGCGGGCGCGCTCGCGCAGGCCGTCGCCCACGGCGCCGCGGCGGCATCGCTCCCGGGCTCGACGCTCCCGTCGCGCGCGCAGACCCATCCGGAGGCGGTGCGCGTCGAGGCGTGGTGCAGCCCGGTTCTCCCCGCCGACGACCAGGCGGTCGGCGGCTCCGCAACTCCCCGTTCCGACGCATCCGGCGTCGCCCAGTAG
- a CDS encoding HPr family phosphocarrier protein, producing MAERQATIASTSGLHARPAKLFVEAVQRQPVPVTIQVGEGPALNAGSILSLMGLGAAHGTVVTLKAEGDGADDALDELKTLLETDLDAA from the coding sequence ATGGCTGAACGCCAGGCAACCATCGCAAGCACGTCGGGCCTGCACGCTCGCCCAGCGAAGCTCTTCGTGGAGGCGGTGCAGAGGCAGCCGGTGCCGGTGACCATTCAGGTGGGAGAGGGCCCCGCGCTGAACGCCGGCAGCATCCTTTCGCTCATGGGACTCGGCGCCGCGCACGGCACGGTCGTGACCCTCAAGGCAGAAGGCGATGGTGCCGACGACGCGCTCGACGAGCTCAAGACCTTGCTCGAGACGGACCTCGACGCCGCCTGA
- a CDS encoding PTS fructose transporter subunit IIABC, with protein MTDMITPELVTLDQHHGDDSAAVIRALAERIVAHGRATDAEALSADALAREQKDSTGIPGGIAIPHCRSAAVTRPTLAMSRLRPGVDFGAGDGPADLVFFIAAPEGADDAHLELLSKLARSLIRPDFTQALREADTTADVVALVDDAIGEGRERPVPGAGETAPTDAASGAGASGAPDAADVNDASGGAEATGARMTIIAVTACATGIAHTFMAADSLAEAGKQAGVDLHVEPQGSGSVRPLDPAVVDRAQAVIFATDVDVRDRARFVGKPVIQVPVKRGIDQAPELIERAVAAARDPQAPRVRAQDADGEAAGSPRPGRREPVGKRIQRWLMTGVSYMIPFVAGGGLLIALGFLLGGYDITDTAADILVENALWNLPEGGLGAYLGAVAFMIGNASMAFLVPALAGYIAYAIADRPGIAPGFVAGSVALLMSAGFIGGLVGGLIAGGVAWWLGTWRVPRWLAGLMPVVIIPLVASIVASGSLALVLGGPIAALMNALDAWLGGLTGGSAVLLGALLGAMMCFDLGGPINKVAYSFAVAGLGAGAVDNQAPWLIMAAVMAAGMVPPLGMALATFVAPRRFSRIERENGKAGVLLGAAFISEGAIPFAAADPLRVLPATIAGGAVTGAITMGMGVTSQAPHGGIFVFFAIGNVLWFVLAVLIGAVVTALVTMGLKIVTGRRAEPDTATGATPVAAGRTPSADATAATPASAAERAGTAG; from the coding sequence ATGACCGACATGATCACCCCCGAGCTAGTCACCCTCGATCAGCATCACGGCGACGACAGCGCCGCCGTCATCCGGGCCCTCGCCGAACGCATCGTCGCGCACGGGCGCGCGACCGATGCCGAGGCGCTGTCCGCAGACGCCCTGGCCCGCGAGCAGAAAGATTCGACCGGCATCCCGGGCGGCATCGCCATCCCCCACTGCCGGTCGGCCGCCGTCACGCGCCCGACCCTCGCGATGTCGCGCCTGAGGCCCGGCGTCGACTTCGGCGCCGGCGACGGCCCGGCCGATCTCGTGTTCTTCATCGCCGCGCCCGAAGGGGCCGACGACGCGCACCTCGAGTTGCTTTCGAAGCTCGCGCGCTCCCTCATCCGACCCGACTTCACGCAGGCGCTGCGCGAGGCCGACACGACGGCCGACGTCGTCGCCCTCGTGGACGACGCGATCGGTGAGGGCCGTGAGCGGCCGGTTCCCGGGGCCGGCGAGACGGCCCCGACGGATGCTGCGAGTGGCGCCGGGGCATCCGGCGCTCCTGACGCGGCCGACGTGAACGACGCATCCGGCGGCGCGGAAGCGACGGGCGCCCGGATGACGATCATCGCCGTGACCGCCTGCGCGACCGGCATCGCGCACACCTTCATGGCGGCCGACTCGCTCGCGGAAGCCGGCAAGCAGGCCGGCGTCGACCTGCACGTCGAGCCGCAGGGCTCCGGCTCGGTCAGACCGCTCGACCCTGCAGTGGTCGACCGGGCGCAGGCCGTGATCTTCGCGACCGATGTCGACGTGCGCGACCGGGCCCGCTTCGTGGGCAAGCCCGTGATCCAGGTGCCCGTCAAGCGGGGGATCGACCAGGCGCCGGAACTCATCGAGCGCGCCGTCGCCGCCGCGCGCGACCCGCAGGCGCCCCGCGTGCGCGCGCAGGACGCCGACGGCGAGGCGGCCGGCTCGCCCCGACCGGGCCGGCGCGAGCCGGTCGGCAAGCGCATCCAGCGCTGGCTCATGACCGGCGTGAGCTACATGATCCCGTTCGTCGCGGGCGGCGGTCTCCTCATCGCCCTCGGGTTTCTGCTCGGCGGCTACGACATCACCGACACGGCGGCCGACATCCTCGTCGAGAACGCGCTGTGGAACCTCCCGGAGGGCGGCCTCGGCGCCTATCTCGGTGCGGTTGCGTTCATGATCGGCAACGCCAGCATGGCGTTCCTCGTACCGGCCCTGGCCGGGTATATCGCCTATGCGATCGCCGACCGTCCTGGGATCGCCCCCGGCTTCGTCGCGGGGTCGGTGGCCCTGCTCATGAGTGCCGGCTTCATCGGCGGACTCGTGGGCGGCCTCATCGCCGGCGGCGTCGCCTGGTGGCTCGGCACGTGGCGAGTGCCGCGCTGGCTCGCTGGCCTCATGCCGGTCGTGATCATCCCGCTCGTCGCCTCGATCGTCGCATCCGGAAGCCTGGCCCTCGTGCTCGGTGGGCCCATCGCGGCGCTCATGAACGCGCTCGACGCATGGCTCGGCGGGCTCACGGGCGGCAGCGCGGTGCTGCTCGGTGCGCTGCTCGGCGCCATGATGTGCTTCGACCTCGGCGGACCGATCAACAAGGTCGCCTACTCGTTCGCGGTTGCCGGCCTCGGCGCCGGGGCCGTCGACAATCAAGCGCCGTGGCTCATCATGGCCGCCGTCATGGCAGCGGGCATGGTGCCCCCGCTCGGCATGGCCCTCGCCACCTTCGTCGCCCCGAGGCGCTTCTCCAGGATCGAGCGGGAGAACGGCAAGGCGGGCGTGCTGCTCGGAGCCGCATTCATCTCCGAGGGCGCGATCCCGTTCGCCGCGGCCGATCCGCTACGCGTGCTCCCGGCCACCATCGCCGGGGGTGCGGTCACCGGTGCCATCACCATGGGCATGGGCGTCACCTCGCAGGCGCCCCACGGCGGCATCTTCGTCTTCTTCGCGATCGGCAACGTGCTGTGGTTCGTGCTCGCGGTGCTCATCGGCGCCGTCGTCACGGCACTCGTCACCATGGGGCTCAAGATCGTGACGGGCCGACGGGCCGAGCCTGACACCGCGACGGGTGCGACGCCGGTCGCGGCCGGCCGTACGCCCTCCGCCGACGCGACCGCTGCCACTCCCGCAAGCGCAGCCGAACGCGCCGGGACAGCCGGCTGA